The Halomicrobium zhouii region ACGTGCTGGAATCCGACGACGCGTACCTGCTGGTGCTGGACCTGCCGGGGGTCACCGCCGACGGGTTGACCGTCAGTATCGAGGGCGGCAAACTCGTGGTCGAAGCCGAGCGGGCCAAGGCCGTTCCCGAGGAGTTCGAGTACGTGAACGAGGACCGGTCGCTGTTCCTCGACGCCGAACTGCCGCTCCCGCCGGACGTGACCGAGTCGGGGGCCGAGGGCGATATCTCCGACGGCGTACTCGAACTCCGCTTGCCCAAGGCCACGACGGGCCGACAGACGTCCATCCCCATCGAGGACGCTCGCTAGGGGTGGCCCGCTGGTGAACCTCCGCGCCTACTGGCGCTTCTTCGTCGTCGTGCGCCACTTCCTCCCGCTGATGGCCGCCTACGCCCGGGACCGCAACCGGTTCCTCTTCTTCGGGTCGT contains the following coding sequences:
- a CDS encoding Hsp20/alpha crystallin family protein, translated to MSALRDALRDLPEAVFADVLESDDAYLLVLDLPGVTADGLTVSIEGGKLVVEAERAKAVPEEFEYVNEDRSLFLDAELPLPPDVTESGAEGDISDGVLELRLPKATTGRQTSIPIEDAR